The following is a genomic window from Pan paniscus chromosome 6, NHGRI_mPanPan1-v2.0_pri, whole genome shotgun sequence.
GTGACGGCTGGGATGGTGGcagtggggggtgtgtgtgtgttttgaggagTGTTTAGTTGTTGAGCAGCTAGTACATTGAAAAGAGCTTTCAACAGTGAGACAGGAGACTTAAGGCCTAGTCCAGGCTCAccttgctctgtgaccttggcaagTATGTtgacctgagcctcagtttccccatctttaaaGTGGGGCTCAATAACCCTGCTCCACCCCTTTctcagggctgttgtgaggacaaTGGGAAACAATTTAAGAGGAACACAGTGTCCTGGGAAGAGGATCCTTTGGAGAAGCAGCATGAAGGGAGCTGGGTTTGGGGGTGTTGGCTGGGCACTGAGGGTGCTGCTCAGCCTTGGGCCAGGCTTTGCTGTGAGGATACCAAGAGGAATCACGCTGAGACCAGTCCCCCTGGGAGCCCACACCCTGGTTCAGTGACTTGGAAACCTTTTGAACACATGCCTCATTTTGAAAACAAAGAGCTGCCGCCTTTAATGTTTAACCGAGGTCACTTTCAAGTTTACagggttgtgttttttttcctgttttaagcttcacaaaaatatctttaaatcaCTGATAATGCCACCCTTTTCTCCAAGTTTGGGGTGCACTTCCCTACCTCCCCCTGTCCTTGAGATCTGGTTGGAGGGATAAGACATATCTAGACGAAGGTAACTGAAAATCCTAGCTGAAACTGAAACTGAAAATCCTAACTGAAACTCATCACCATCTGTCTAGTGTCTTGTGTGACTGGCTGGCATGGTGCTAGGTGCTGGGGTTGAAAGAAGGCAGCTCTGTCCTTAGGGTGCTGGGAGTCGGGGGACAGAGGTGGCATGACTGACCCTCGTGCAGTATGATGAGTGAGAGCCACATGGTTGTGTCACACGGTGTTTAAGCCTGGGGTGGaaaggtcagggaaggcttctagGAGAAGGTGCCCTTGGGAAGGGACTGGAAGGAGTGTAGGCCGTGCTTAAAAGGCAGTGGAGGAAGAAGAACACCAATTCCCAGCAGGGGAACTTGAGCTTGAACAAAACGGGGcgaaaggtggaggttgtgggAGGTGAGTGTCCCTGCCAGGCTGGGGGTTGGCTAACCCTCGGGTTCCCCGAcccctctctctccaccccccacccccgcccccgctTCTGTCTCCCTAGGGACTGGTGATTGCAGCTGGAAGTGCCCATGACCGAGCTGGCGTCCTCCGGGGGCGGGTCCCCTGCGGGGGACGGGGAGGAGGGTCTGGGGGACGAGCGAGGCCTGGTCATCCACCACCCTGCAGAGGAGCAGCCCTACCGCTGCCCGCTGTGCGGCCAGACCTTCTCGCAGCAGCCCAGCCTGGTGCGGCACCAGAAGGCGCACGCCGGAGCGGGCCGCGCGGCTGCCTTCGTGTGTCCCGAGTGCGGCAAGGCCTTCAGCGTCAAGCACAACCTCGAGGTGCACCAGCGCACGCACACCGGGGAGCGGCCCTTCCCCTGCCCCGAGTGCGGCCGCTGCTTCAGCCTCAAGCAGAACCTGCTCACGCACCAGCGAATCCACAGCGGCGAGAAGCCGCACCAGTGCGCGCAGTGCGGCCGCTGCTTCCGCGAGCCGCGCTTCCTGCTCAACCACCAGCGCACCCACGCGCGCATGCCCGCGCCGCACCCGCGCCGCCCCGGCGTCTTCGGGGAGCGGCGGCCCTACTTCTGCCCCCGCTGCGGCAAGAGCTTCGCGCGCGAGGGCTCGCTCAAGACCCATCAGCGCAGCCACGGCCACGGGCCCGAGGGCCAGGCGGCCCACTTAGGACGCGTGCTATGATGCGCCCGGGGCCTGCTGCCGACGGCTGCTTCCCGCCCCGCACGTGCGTCCCCGACCCCTGGAGATGGCCCTGG
Proteins encoded in this region:
- the LOC100984200 gene encoding zinc finger protein LOC728743 homolog, whose amino-acid sequence is MTELASSGGGSPAGDGEEGLGDERGLVIHHPAEEQPYRCPLCGQTFSQQPSLVRHQKAHAGAGRAAAFVCPECGKAFSVKHNLEVHQRTHTGERPFPCPECGRCFSLKQNLLTHQRIHSGEKPHQCAQCGRCFREPRFLLNHQRTHARMPAPHPRRPGVFGERRPYFCPRCGKSFAREGSLKTHQRSHGHGPEGQAAHLGRVL